The following are from one region of the Chlamydiota bacterium genome:
- the uvrB gene encoding excinuclease ABC subunit UvrB produces the protein MPAFELVTDLAPCGDQPGAIDALVRGVEEGRRRQTLLGVTGSGKTFTMAQIVARTNRPTLVLAPNKTLAAQLYAEFKSLFPRNGVGFFVSYYDYYQPEAYLPRTDTFIEKDASVNERIDALRHEATTMLSERRDVLIVASVSAIYGLGTPEDYRGMHVRAEEGAALDRDLFLRLLVKIQYARGDFDFHRGTFRVRGDVVEVFPASDEERAVRVRFGGAAVEEVAEIDPLRGAVVRRLGAVSIYPASHYVTPGDRMRRAIEGIREELERRHRELREAGKIVEAQRVRQRTEYDLELLEQFGFCPGIENFSRHLDGRMPGQPPATLLSYYPDDHLLFIDESHVTVPQLRGMQHGDRSRKETLIEYGFRLPSAIDNRPLSFEEFEAVSGQTIYVSATPGEFERARSQGAVVEQVVRPTGLVDPEIVIRDASLQVDDLLSEIRAAAARGERTLVTTLTKRNAEDLAEYLEEHGVRVRYLHSDIGTLERTEILRDLRKGEFDALVGINLLREGLDLPEVSLVAVLDADREGFLRSETALIQTCGRAARNVHGRAVLYAGTMTRSIEAAVRECARRREAQLAYNAAHGITPRSVRKAVREPIGRVCEADYVTVPLRRPDVADPNEAARTIRALRTRMREAAARLDFETAAELRDRILGLERIEMELRERPSAPFPAGRRRTKGRGRKP, from the coding sequence ATGCCCGCCTTCGAACTCGTGACCGACCTCGCCCCGTGCGGGGACCAGCCGGGCGCCATCGACGCCCTTGTCCGGGGCGTAGAGGAGGGGCGGCGGCGCCAGACGCTCCTCGGGGTGACCGGATCCGGCAAGACGTTCACGATGGCGCAGATCGTCGCCCGGACCAACCGCCCGACGCTCGTGCTCGCGCCGAACAAGACCCTGGCCGCCCAGCTCTACGCCGAGTTCAAATCGCTTTTCCCCCGCAACGGCGTCGGCTTCTTCGTGAGCTACTACGACTACTACCAGCCCGAGGCGTACCTGCCGCGGACCGACACCTTCATCGAGAAGGACGCCTCCGTCAACGAGCGGATAGACGCCCTGCGGCACGAGGCCACGACGATGCTCTCCGAGCGGCGCGACGTGCTCATCGTGGCGAGCGTGTCGGCGATCTACGGGCTCGGGACCCCCGAGGACTACCGCGGGATGCACGTCCGGGCGGAGGAGGGGGCGGCGTTGGATCGCGACCTTTTCCTGCGCCTCCTCGTCAAGATCCAGTACGCGCGCGGGGATTTCGACTTCCACCGGGGGACGTTCAGGGTGCGCGGGGACGTCGTCGAGGTGTTCCCGGCGAGCGACGAGGAGCGCGCCGTGCGCGTCCGGTTCGGCGGCGCCGCGGTCGAGGAGGTCGCGGAGATCGACCCGTTGCGCGGCGCGGTCGTGCGGCGTCTCGGCGCCGTCTCGATCTACCCCGCGAGCCACTACGTCACCCCCGGGGACCGGATGCGGCGCGCGATCGAGGGGATCAGGGAGGAGCTCGAGCGCCGGCACCGGGAACTGCGCGAGGCGGGAAAGATCGTGGAGGCCCAGCGTGTGCGGCAGCGGACCGAGTACGACCTCGAGCTGCTGGAGCAGTTCGGCTTCTGCCCGGGGATCGAGAATTTTTCGCGTCACCTCGACGGGCGGATGCCGGGGCAGCCGCCGGCGACCCTGTTGAGCTACTACCCCGACGACCACCTCCTCTTCATCGACGAGAGCCATGTGACGGTGCCGCAGCTCCGCGGGATGCAGCACGGCGACCGTTCCCGCAAGGAGACGCTCATCGAGTACGGGTTCAGGCTCCCGTCGGCGATCGACAACCGGCCCCTCTCGTTCGAGGAGTTCGAGGCGGTCTCCGGACAGACGATCTACGTGTCGGCGACGCCCGGGGAGTTCGAGCGCGCCCGGAGCCAGGGGGCGGTCGTCGAGCAGGTGGTGCGCCCGACCGGGCTGGTGGACCCGGAGATCGTCATCCGCGACGCGTCCCTCCAGGTGGATGACCTCCTCTCGGAGATACGCGCGGCGGCGGCACGGGGGGAGCGGACGCTCGTGACCACCCTCACCAAGCGGAACGCCGAGGACCTCGCCGAGTACCTCGAGGAGCACGGCGTGCGGGTCCGCTACCTCCACTCGGATATCGGCACGCTCGAGCGCACGGAGATTTTGCGCGACCTCCGCAAAGGCGAATTCGACGCGCTCGTGGGGATCAACCTGCTCCGGGAGGGGCTCGACCTCCCCGAGGTTTCCCTGGTCGCGGTGCTCGACGCGGACCGGGAGGGGTTCCTCAGGTCGGAGACCGCGCTCATCCAGACGTGCGGACGCGCGGCCCGGAACGTCCACGGGCGCGCCGTTCTCTACGCGGGGACGATGACGCGGTCGATCGAGGCGGCGGTGCGGGAGTGCGCGCGGCGCCGGGAGGCGCAGCTGGCCTACAATGCGGCGCACGGCATCACCCCGCGTTCGGTGCGCAAGGCGGTGCGGGAGCCGATCGGCAGGGTGTGCGAGGCGGACTACGTGACGGTCCCTCTCCGGCGCCCCGACGTTGCGGATCCGAACGAGGCCGCGAGAACGATCCGGGCGCTGCGGACGCGGATGCGCGAGGCGGCGGCGCGGCTCGATTTCGAAACGGCCGCGGAGCTGCGGGACCGGATCCTCGGGCTCGAGAGGATCGAGATGGAGCTGCGGGAGCGCCCGTCCGCCCCGTTCCCCGCCGGGCGCCGGCGAACGAAAGGCCGGGGCCGAAAACCGTAA
- the rsmB gene encoding 16S rRNA (cytosine(967)-C(5))-methyltransferase RsmB, whose amino-acid sequence MLTARACALAVLRRALGSGLFVSELLDREFRGARMRPDDRGLATELVFGCLRMRGTLDRAIEQSAGRPMGRISRELRDILRLGMYQLLYLGRIPAYAAVDESVKLALRHGRKGAEKFVNAVLRNAPKEVGQVRMPDRAVDPAAHIAAARSHPEWLVRRWADRMGEAEAEALCLAGNEAPPLTARVNTVRATRESLLAALAAEGVRAVPNPGHPLAVDIEELPRPIPELAAFRNGLFWIQDVAAMRVADLVGARRGERIADLCAGPGGKAAALAASAGDGAELFCVELNPAKAEMVRGNAARLGLRSIRCVVGDAREAGRIPGLAPADRALVDAPCSNTGVLRRRPEARWRLRPEDIPRLAAAQGALLAAAADVVKPGGVLVYGTCSIEPDENERVVAAFLLAHPAYLLDEELRMLPRTGGCDGGYAARMVKRNL is encoded by the coding sequence GTGCTGACCGCGCGCGCCTGCGCGCTCGCGGTGCTCCGGCGCGCGCTCGGTTCGGGGCTCTTCGTCTCCGAGCTTCTCGACCGCGAATTCAGGGGCGCGCGGATGCGCCCGGACGACCGCGGGCTCGCCACGGAACTCGTCTTCGGGTGCCTGCGGATGCGGGGCACGCTCGACCGGGCGATCGAACAGTCGGCCGGGAGGCCGATGGGGCGCATCTCGCGGGAACTGAGGGACATCCTCCGCCTTGGGATGTACCAGCTGCTGTATCTCGGCAGGATCCCCGCGTACGCGGCCGTGGACGAATCCGTGAAGCTGGCCCTCCGCCATGGGCGCAAGGGGGCGGAGAAATTCGTGAACGCGGTGCTGAGGAACGCGCCCAAGGAGGTCGGGCAGGTGCGAATGCCGGACCGCGCAGTCGATCCGGCGGCGCATATCGCGGCCGCCCGGTCGCATCCGGAATGGCTGGTCCGGCGATGGGCGGATCGAATGGGCGAGGCGGAGGCGGAGGCGCTCTGCCTCGCCGGGAACGAGGCGCCCCCGCTCACCGCGCGCGTGAATACCGTCCGGGCGACGCGCGAAAGTCTGCTCGCCGCCCTCGCCGCCGAGGGAGTCCGCGCGGTCCCGAATCCCGGCCACCCCCTCGCCGTGGATATCGAGGAACTGCCCCGGCCGATCCCGGAACTCGCGGCGTTCAGGAACGGCCTCTTCTGGATACAGGATGTGGCCGCGATGCGCGTCGCCGACCTCGTCGGCGCCCGGCGCGGCGAGCGGATCGCGGATCTGTGCGCGGGGCCGGGCGGCAAGGCGGCGGCGCTGGCCGCATCGGCGGGGGACGGGGCGGAGCTGTTCTGCGTGGAACTGAACCCTGCCAAGGCGGAGATGGTGCGCGGGAACGCCGCCCGCCTCGGGCTGCGGTCGATCCGCTGCGTGGTCGGCGACGCGCGCGAGGCGGGACGCATCCCCGGGCTCGCCCCGGCTGACCGGGCGCTGGTCGACGCGCCGTGCTCGAACACCGGCGTGCTCCGGCGCAGGCCCGAGGCGCGGTGGCGCCTCCGGCCGGAGGACATACCGCGCCTCGCGGCGGCACAGGGGGCGCTGCTGGCGGCGGCCGCGGACGTCGTGAAACCGGGCGGGGTGCTCGTCTACGGCACCTGCAGCATAGAGCCCGATGAAAACGAGCGGGTGGTCGCGGCGTTTCTTCTGGCGCACCCGGCGTATCTGCTCGACGAGGAGCTGAGGATGCTCCCCCGCACCGGCGGATGCGACGGGGGGTACGCGGCGCGGATGGTGAAAAGGAACCTGTGA
- a CDS encoding response regulator, with protein sequence MGPLPDKDDRTVLVVDDEPSVRDIVTRGLGLHGYVCAAAADSRGAIALIERRPPAVVISDINMPDENGFWLLSKIKELWPDTAVIMLTALDETQSAVNCLTQGADNYIVKPINLKELALSVEKALEKRRLIIENREYQLNLESLVEERTNELKKTLQMLKHSYDTTLQALVASLDARERETGNHSQRVSMYTVVLAKALGLTNARIKDLSIGALLHDIGKLGVPDSVLLKPGKLTEEEWALMSRHPVIGQTILKDIDFLAPALEIVHNHHEHWDGSGYPAGLKGEAIPAGARIFLVVDAFDTITTNRPYRAAVDFATAFEEIRRCRGSHFDPTIVDCFLDIPPKTWHEIRRFTLID encoded by the coding sequence ATGGGGCCGCTTCCCGACAAGGATGACAGGACGGTGCTGGTGGTGGACGACGAGCCGAGTGTCCGCGACATCGTCACGCGCGGCCTGGGGCTCCACGGGTACGTCTGCGCCGCCGCGGCGGATTCCCGGGGGGCGATCGCCCTGATCGAACGCCGTCCGCCAGCGGTGGTCATCAGCGATATCAACATGCCGGACGAGAACGGGTTCTGGCTCCTCTCGAAGATCAAGGAGCTTTGGCCCGACACCGCCGTCATCATGCTCACCGCCCTCGACGAAACCCAGAGTGCGGTGAACTGTCTGACGCAGGGGGCCGACAACTACATCGTCAAGCCGATCAACCTGAAGGAGCTCGCCCTCTCGGTCGAGAAGGCGCTCGAGAAGCGCCGGCTGATCATCGAGAACAGGGAGTACCAGCTCAACCTCGAGTCGCTCGTCGAGGAACGGACGAACGAGCTGAAGAAGACCCTCCAGATGCTGAAGCACTCCTACGACACGACCCTCCAGGCCCTCGTGGCCTCGCTGGACGCACGCGAGCGGGAGACGGGCAACCATTCCCAGAGGGTGAGCATGTACACCGTCGTCCTCGCCAAGGCGCTGGGGCTGACAAACGCGCGCATCAAGGACCTCTCGATTGGGGCGTTGCTGCACGATATCGGCAAGCTCGGGGTCCCCGACAGCGTCCTTCTCAAGCCGGGGAAACTGACGGAGGAGGAGTGGGCGCTGATGAGCCGCCATCCGGTCATCGGGCAGACCATCCTCAAGGATATCGATTTCCTCGCCCCGGCGCTCGAGATCGTCCACAACCACCACGAGCACTGGGACGGCAGCGGGTACCCGGCCGGTCTCAAGGGGGAGGCGATACCCGCGGGGGCGAGGATCTTCCTGGTCGTGGACGCCTTCGATACCATCACCACCAATCGGCCGTACCGCGCCGCGGTCGATTTCGCCACGGCGTTCGAGGAGATCAGGCGCTGCCGAGGCAGCCACTTCGATCCGACGATTGTCGACTGCTTCCTCGACATCCCTCCGAAGACGTGGCACGAGATACGCCGTTTCACCCTGATCGACTGA
- a CDS encoding glycosyltransferase family 2 protein: MNASVRLSVVIPAYNEEERLGPTLGRILDYLSGCGYPFEIIVVDDGSTDGTAAVARRVSETHRSVRLVPNETNRGKGYSVRRGVEEARGEYILFSDADLSTPIEELRRLFPPLLEEGCDIAIGSRAARGSDVRVHQPWYRELMGKIFNKIVRLVAVRGLRDTQCGFKLFRGAVARELFAAQRVEGFSFDVETLYLARKAGRRIAEVPVTWYNSPRSRVSIVGDPARMFLDVLRIRLDDLRGRYRPGAPRRRERS; encoded by the coding sequence GTGAACGCTTCCGTCCGCCTCTCCGTGGTGATCCCCGCCTACAACGAAGAGGAGCGGCTCGGGCCGACGCTCGGGCGGATCCTCGACTACCTGTCCGGGTGCGGGTACCCGTTCGAGATCATCGTGGTGGACGACGGCTCCACCGACGGGACCGCGGCGGTGGCGCGGCGCGTTTCGGAAACGCACCGATCCGTGCGGCTCGTCCCGAACGAGACGAACCGGGGCAAGGGGTACTCGGTCCGCCGGGGGGTGGAGGAGGCGCGAGGGGAGTACATCCTCTTCTCCGACGCCGACCTCTCGACCCCGATCGAGGAGCTGCGGCGGCTCTTCCCGCCCCTCCTCGAGGAAGGGTGCGATATCGCCATCGGGTCGCGGGCGGCCCGCGGTTCCGATGTGCGCGTCCACCAGCCCTGGTACCGCGAGCTGATGGGCAAGATATTCAACAAGATCGTCCGTCTCGTCGCCGTGCGGGGCCTGAGGGACACGCAGTGCGGCTTCAAGCTCTTCCGCGGCGCGGTCGCCCGGGAGCTCTTCGCCGCCCAGCGGGTCGAGGGCTTCTCGTTCGACGTGGAGACGCTCTACCTTGCGCGCAAGGCGGGCCGCCGCATCGCGGAGGTGCCGGTGACCTGGTACAATTCCCCCCGCAGCCGCGTGAGTATCGTGGGCGACCCGGCGCGGATGTTCCTCGACGTGCTGCGGATACGGCTCGACGACCTCAGGGGCCGGTACCGGCCGGGCGCCCCCCGGCGGAGGGAACGATCGTGA
- a CDS encoding radical SAM protein, with translation MSAMKVLLGNPPWRKPGYYGVRAGSRWPHFEHQSSRYMPFPFHLAYAAAVLERDGFEVRMVDGCAERISDEAYLDRLAAFDPDLLIHEISTISLSQDLRIVDAVRRRVGNRPRIAVCGLHVLAFEPEFLRLNPAVDFSFIGEYEQTALELARRLASGTSADGIAGLVYRDAEGDPRAAPRRPLCRELDTLPWPARHLLPMDAYHDTPGGIPEPSVQMWASRGCPFRCSFCAWPQIVYGNRLYRPRDPIKVVDEMEHLVREEGFRSVYFDDDTFNIGKERILAICSEIRRRRLDIPWAAMARADLMDREMLRALKEAGLRAVKYGVESIDQGILDRCGKQMDLKKTEAMIRKTRRLGILYHLTFTFGLPGETRETIRRSVDWCLRMDPDTVQFSVSTPFPGSRFYAELESRKQITSRNWEEYDGFFHAVVRTESLGPEEILEERNAAAKTWEAHAARRARRRALRRYLTPRYAAAAVRSPRKALRKLRELGVMKRPR, from the coding sequence ATGTCGGCCATGAAGGTGCTCCTCGGCAACCCCCCGTGGCGCAAGCCGGGCTACTACGGCGTGCGCGCCGGGTCCCGCTGGCCCCATTTCGAGCACCAGAGCAGCCGCTACATGCCGTTTCCGTTCCACCTCGCCTACGCGGCGGCGGTGCTGGAACGCGACGGCTTCGAGGTGCGCATGGTCGACGGCTGCGCCGAGCGGATCTCCGACGAGGCGTATCTCGACCGGCTCGCCGCCTTCGACCCCGACCTCCTGATCCACGAGATCTCCACGATCTCGCTCTCGCAGGACCTCCGCATCGTCGACGCCGTGCGGCGGCGCGTCGGGAACCGGCCGCGGATCGCGGTCTGCGGCCTCCACGTCCTCGCCTTCGAGCCGGAATTCCTCCGCCTGAACCCCGCCGTCGACTTCTCGTTCATAGGGGAATACGAGCAGACCGCCCTCGAGCTCGCGCGACGCCTCGCCTCCGGGACTTCCGCGGACGGCATCGCCGGCCTCGTCTATCGCGACGCGGAAGGGGACCCGCGGGCCGCCCCGCGGCGCCCCCTCTGTCGGGAGCTGGATACCCTCCCCTGGCCGGCGCGGCACCTCCTCCCGATGGATGCCTACCACGACACGCCCGGGGGGATACCCGAGCCGAGCGTGCAGATGTGGGCGAGCCGCGGCTGCCCGTTCCGGTGCAGCTTCTGCGCCTGGCCGCAGATCGTCTACGGGAACCGCCTCTACCGCCCGCGCGACCCGATCAAGGTCGTCGACGAGATGGAGCACCTCGTCAGGGAGGAGGGGTTCAGATCGGTCTACTTCGACGACGACACGTTCAATATCGGGAAGGAGCGGATCCTCGCGATCTGCAGCGAGATCCGGAGGCGGCGCCTCGATATCCCGTGGGCGGCGATGGCGCGGGCCGACCTGATGGACCGCGAGATGCTCCGCGCGCTCAAGGAAGCGGGGCTCCGCGCCGTCAAATACGGCGTCGAGTCGATCGACCAGGGCATCCTCGACCGCTGCGGCAAACAGATGGACTTGAAAAAGACCGAGGCGATGATCCGGAAGACGCGGAGGCTCGGGATCCTGTACCACCTGACCTTCACCTTCGGCCTCCCCGGAGAGACGAGGGAAACGATCAGGAGGAGCGTGGACTGGTGCCTGCGGATGGACCCCGACACCGTCCAGTTCTCCGTGAGCACGCCGTTCCCCGGGAGCCGCTTCTACGCGGAGCTCGAGTCGCGGAAACAGATCACCAGCAGGAACTGGGAGGAGTACGACGGCTTCTTCCACGCGGTGGTGAGGACAGAGAGCCTCGGCCCCGAAGAGATCCTCGAGGAGCGGAACGCGGCGGCGAAGACCTGGGAGGCGCACGCGGCGCGGCGCGCCCGGAGGAGGGCGCTCCGGCGCTACCTCACCCCCCGGTACGCCGCGGCGGCGGTCCGGTCGCCCCGGAAGGCGTTGCGGAAACTCCGGGAGCTCGGCGTCATGAAGAGGCCGCGCTGA
- the uvrC gene encoding excinuclease ABC subunit UvrC — protein MRSPDRLKKIPRRPGVYLMKGADGLVLYVGKAVDLRRRVASYFTKRGDGRLAIPAMVARADDVDFIVTGTEKEALLLEETLIREHRPPYNLALKDASACAHLRLSTDEEYPRLEVVRRFCRDGARWFGPYSSVGAARHTARFLQRAFPLRECGAATFQRRSRPCIKHQIGRCAAPCCGRVSRRGYAALVRRVSLFLSGRSGSLLRELEREMRREAAALRFEKAGRIRDTLAAIRTTIERQHCVALDGADRDAVGVAREGDRAETALLFVRAGRLLGRRLLSVDGGGDDPSVVAEALRRHYLGGAFVPPEILAPSTPAGAAGLAAELSAARGGSVRIAVPRRGRKRALIDMAEENAAASLASRLERTQEAFEVSRELARRFRLAAPPRDIECVDVSHLGGASQTGSIVAFRDGAPRPEGYRRFGVKVSEAGDDCGMIHEIVRRRARRARDGWGMPDLLLVDGGKGQLNAALRALREEGAQGTAAIALAKERGLPGRRAPERVFLPGRKNPIPLRAGDRASLFLQRVRDEAHRFALRGHRRLRTRRLLDSALDRLEGVGPARRKALIRAFGDIRGVAAADAAELARVLGDAALAARVRERLSGERAETGPAHGTFPSL, from the coding sequence ATGCGCTCCCCCGACAGACTCAAAAAGATCCCCCGGCGCCCCGGCGTCTACCTGATGAAGGGCGCCGACGGCCTCGTGCTCTACGTCGGCAAGGCGGTGGACCTCCGCCGCCGCGTCGCCTCCTACTTCACGAAGCGCGGCGACGGCCGCCTCGCGATCCCGGCGATGGTGGCGCGGGCCGACGACGTCGACTTCATCGTCACCGGCACCGAGAAGGAGGCGCTTCTCCTCGAGGAGACGCTCATCAGGGAGCACCGCCCCCCCTACAACCTGGCGCTCAAGGACGCCTCCGCCTGCGCCCACCTGCGCCTCTCAACCGACGAGGAGTACCCGCGCCTCGAGGTCGTACGCCGCTTCTGCCGCGACGGGGCGCGCTGGTTCGGGCCGTACTCGTCGGTGGGGGCCGCGCGGCACACCGCCCGGTTCCTCCAGCGCGCGTTCCCGCTCAGGGAGTGCGGCGCCGCAACCTTTCAGCGCCGCTCCCGCCCCTGCATCAAGCATCAGATCGGGCGCTGCGCGGCCCCGTGCTGCGGCCGCGTCTCGAGGCGCGGCTACGCCGCGCTCGTCCGCCGCGTGTCCCTGTTCCTCTCCGGCCGCAGCGGGAGCCTCCTCCGCGAACTCGAGCGGGAGATGCGCCGCGAGGCCGCGGCGCTCCGTTTCGAGAAGGCGGGCCGGATCCGCGATACGCTCGCGGCGATCCGCACGACGATCGAACGGCAGCACTGCGTCGCCCTCGACGGCGCCGACCGCGATGCGGTGGGTGTGGCCCGGGAGGGGGACCGCGCCGAGACGGCTTTGCTCTTCGTGCGCGCCGGGCGCCTGCTCGGCAGGCGCCTGCTCTCCGTCGACGGGGGGGGCGACGACCCGTCCGTGGTCGCGGAGGCGCTCCGGCGGCACTACCTCGGGGGCGCCTTCGTGCCCCCGGAGATCCTCGCCCCCTCGACGCCCGCCGGCGCGGCCGGACTTGCCGCGGAGCTTTCCGCCGCCCGCGGCGGGAGCGTCCGGATCGCCGTCCCGCGCCGCGGCAGGAAGCGGGCACTCATCGACATGGCGGAGGAGAACGCAGCCGCCTCGCTCGCCTCCCGCCTCGAACGCACGCAGGAGGCGTTCGAGGTGAGCAGGGAGCTGGCGAGGCGGTTCCGCCTCGCCGCCCCGCCGCGCGACATCGAGTGCGTGGACGTGTCGCACCTCGGGGGGGCGTCGCAGACGGGCTCGATCGTGGCGTTCCGGGACGGCGCGCCGCGCCCCGAGGGGTATCGCCGGTTCGGGGTGAAGGTCTCGGAGGCCGGGGACGACTGCGGGATGATACACGAGATCGTCCGGCGGCGAGCCCGGCGCGCCCGGGACGGGTGGGGGATGCCCGACCTGCTCCTGGTCGACGGGGGGAAGGGGCAGCTCAACGCCGCCCTGCGCGCGCTCAGGGAGGAGGGCGCGCAAGGTACGGCCGCCATCGCCCTCGCGAAGGAGCGCGGCCTCCCCGGGCGCCGTGCGCCCGAACGGGTATTCCTCCCGGGACGGAAAAATCCGATCCCGCTGCGGGCGGGGGACCGGGCCTCCCTCTTCCTCCAGCGCGTCAGGGACGAGGCGCACCGGTTCGCCCTGCGCGGGCATCGCCGCCTTCGGACACGGCGGCTCCTCGACTCCGCGCTCGACCGGCTGGAGGGGGTGGGGCCGGCGAGGAGGAAAGCGCTCATCCGCGCCTTCGGCGACATCCGCGGCGTCGCCGCCGCGGACGCCGCCGAGCTCGCGCGGGTGCTCGGGGACGCGGCCCTCGCGGCGCGGGTGCGGGAGCGCCTCTCCGGGGAAAGAGCGGAGACCGGCCCCGCCCACGGGACATTCCCCAGTTTGTAG
- a CDS encoding PQQ-binding-like beta-propeller repeat protein produces MAGGNTAMKTATMAAAALLAAAAAAADSTALYRGGPARRGGTGEIPSEVEEVWRFKAGGPINRDPLAADGRIYVPAADGVLYCLDAETGKAAWKFDARYKDLGTPAIEGGKLFFSSSLREVSLSEEELLLEDRGLLYCLDAGTGKEVWKRRFPDRLLAPLAVSGGRIYLGRMDRRLDCLDAADGKRIWDFAVRGAIRSSPAPAGGTIVFGSEDGNVYCLDREGGRRIWKADLASAVAASPAVSGGRVFVGAADGTMHCLDLATGERLWRSKTGKTIAAAAALDGGLVVAGSRDGYLYCWNAADGARRWRFKAGDQVVGSACLAGGRVVAGSLDGSLHGVDAATGKGVWTFDAKGSLVASPVLSGEAIYIGTRDRLLYRLGRKSPSMRRTRGPAQMTDAGFAARLAAARAFNDAGRHGEAVEAARDLVAARPDSAPARLEFARGWDGAGEPGLAGREYGLAVQLEPRDAAYRNALGGHYARMGRTREALAQFQAAKQCAPSDPSAYLNTGKLMLTRGENESAEREFVLAMERGCAEGEVLACLAEAAVARLDFDRARLLLERLLAADPANPRARDLRERLRR; encoded by the coding sequence ATGGCCGGCGGGAATACGGCGATGAAGACGGCGACGATGGCCGCGGCGGCGCTGCTGGCCGCCGCAGCCGCCGCGGCGGACAGCACGGCGCTCTACCGCGGCGGACCGGCGCGCAGGGGCGGTACGGGCGAGATACCCTCCGAAGTCGAGGAGGTCTGGCGGTTCAAGGCCGGGGGCCCCATCAACCGCGACCCGCTCGCCGCGGACGGCCGGATCTACGTCCCCGCGGCCGACGGCGTGCTCTACTGCCTCGACGCCGAGACCGGGAAGGCGGCCTGGAAATTCGACGCGCGCTACAAGGATCTGGGAACGCCCGCGATCGAGGGGGGGAAACTTTTCTTCAGCTCCAGTCTCCGCGAGGTGTCGCTCTCGGAGGAGGAGCTGCTCCTGGAGGACCGCGGGCTGCTCTACTGCCTCGACGCCGGAACCGGGAAGGAGGTCTGGAAGCGCAGATTCCCCGACAGGCTGCTGGCCCCCCTCGCCGTCTCGGGCGGGCGCATCTACCTCGGGAGGATGGACCGGCGCCTCGACTGCCTCGACGCGGCGGACGGAAAGAGGATCTGGGATTTCGCCGTGCGCGGGGCAATCCGGTCCTCGCCCGCCCCGGCGGGCGGGACGATCGTCTTCGGCAGCGAGGACGGCAACGTCTACTGCCTCGACCGGGAGGGCGGGCGGAGGATCTGGAAGGCCGACCTCGCCTCCGCGGTCGCCGCCTCGCCCGCGGTGAGCGGCGGTAGGGTGTTCGTCGGCGCCGCCGACGGGACGATGCACTGCCTCGATCTCGCCACCGGGGAGCGGCTCTGGAGATCGAAGACCGGAAAGACGATTGCCGCCGCCGCCGCGCTGGACGGGGGGCTGGTCGTCGCCGGGTCGAGGGACGGGTACCTGTACTGCTGGAACGCGGCCGACGGCGCGCGGCGGTGGAGGTTCAAGGCGGGCGACCAGGTGGTCGGTTCCGCCTGCCTGGCCGGCGGCAGGGTCGTGGCGGGGAGCCTCGACGGTTCGCTGCACGGCGTCGACGCCGCGACCGGGAAGGGGGTCTGGACATTCGACGCGAAAGGATCCCTCGTCGCCTCCCCGGTGCTCTCGGGCGAAGCGATCTACATCGGGACCAGGGATCGGCTCCTCTACCGCCTCGGCCGGAAAAGCCCGTCCATGCGGCGGACACGCGGCCCCGCGCAGATGACGGACGCGGGGTTCGCCGCGCGGCTCGCCGCCGCGCGCGCCTTCAACGACGCCGGACGTCACGGCGAGGCGGTCGAGGCCGCCCGCGACCTCGTCGCGGCGCGCCCGGATTCCGCCCCGGCGCGCCTCGAATTCGCGCGCGGCTGGGACGGCGCGGGGGAACCGGGCCTCGCCGGCCGCGAGTACGGTCTCGCGGTGCAACTGGAGCCGCGCGACGCCGCGTACCGCAACGCCCTGGGAGGCCACTACGCGCGGATGGGGCGCACGAGGGAGGCGCTCGCCCAGTTCCAGGCGGCGAAACAGTGCGCCCCCTCCGACCCGAGCGCGTATCTGAACACGGGGAAGCTGATGCTCACGCGCGGGGAGAACGAATCCGCCGAGCGCGAGTTCGTCCTCGCGATGGAGCGCGGCTGCGCGGAGGGGGAGGTGCTCGCCTGCCTGGCGGAGGCGGCCGTTGCGCGGCTGGATTTCGACCGCGCGCGTCTGCTCCTGGAGCGCCTCCTCGCGGCGGATCCGGCGAACCCGCGGGCGCGTGACCTGCGGGAACGGCTGCGCAGATAG